A genomic stretch from Thermoleophilia bacterium includes:
- a CDS encoding error-prone DNA polymerase, whose protein sequence is MASGYVELHCHSSFSFLDGASSPLELASRAAELGYPALGLVDHDGIWGSMEFAVACKGAGIKAITGTELTVSYAGRLFHLTLLVKNPAGYRNLCRLLTEAHSHTRDDPTRRVSQPSVPLESLAGRAEGLICLSGCAGQGLVASAWAEGDLARAETLARRLREWFGPENFRIELQRPYWRHDRARNRWLDSLARGLGLPAVATGNVHSHTSHRARLQDVLVAVRLGASMEGSEPRRRGNSSSSLASPEQMASRFDQYPDAVAESAAIAERLDFDLEKELGYRYPQADDPTADTALAELCNTRIGSRYKGTPEAPEAGRRLENELKIIRGLGLSGFFLLHHDLLELAREVAIEVRGPSSARSVLPPGRGRGSSVSSIVCYLTGLSHVDPVKADLFPGRFLNEEVTAAPDIDLDFPRDIRAKLIPRIHKRYGADRSALVAAFPTYRSRGAIREFGKALGIPAAEIERAARSVDFHSGSDDLERDLASAVGEQRAASIGWKNLVWLTREARGLPRHASQHSGGMVISTKPLVEICPVVPAAMEERQIVMWDKDSCQDAGFLKIDLLGLGMLSAVERTVDEIHRIRGETVDLSRIDLADETTFKAIRRADTTGVFQIESRAQMQMLPRLKPMNIEDLTVQVALVRPGPIQGGAVHPYIERRRLLRENPDYEVPFQHELLKPALAETLGVIIFQEQVLEVAIDVAGFSSSEAETLRRAMSRKRSRQALEDHHKRFLEGAGANGVESKIADSIFSQIIGFSGFGFPKAHSVAFGLLAYQSAWLKVHYGPEFLASLLNEQPMGFYPPDSLVQEGRRSGVGILPPDINSSRVECSTEWPDGKVATGPADGIHNPGNPDPGPAVRIGLAYIKGAKEKEMEELVKERDRGGPYTDLGELSSRMPLKRQELEQLAWSGALRSLPRGERVSGIWNVGLSPNGLSNSSGRQLSLPFGPGDTPELDEPKNWSRVRAEYGTIGMTLEGHPMALIRPTLHDHVRNTVEAANMPDRSQAEVAGLLVAKQRPETAFGTIFLLIEDEVGTLNLITPPPVATKYRLVIRTATLLRARGRIETNQGVVNLIVNALAEIEPPDPAIKAVAPMGQSFGRRGR, encoded by the coding sequence GTGGCCTCCGGTTACGTCGAACTCCACTGCCATTCGTCGTTCTCGTTCCTCGACGGGGCCTCCTCTCCGCTCGAGCTGGCCAGCCGCGCGGCGGAGCTGGGCTATCCGGCGCTGGGTCTGGTCGACCACGACGGCATCTGGGGCTCGATGGAGTTCGCGGTCGCCTGCAAGGGGGCCGGGATCAAGGCGATCACCGGAACCGAACTGACCGTCTCCTACGCGGGCCGGCTCTTCCACCTCACCCTGCTGGTGAAGAATCCGGCCGGCTACCGGAACCTCTGCCGCCTGCTGACCGAAGCCCACAGCCACACCCGGGATGACCCCACCCGGCGGGTGAGCCAGCCCTCGGTGCCGCTGGAATCGCTGGCCGGCCGGGCCGAAGGGCTGATTTGCCTGAGCGGCTGCGCCGGCCAGGGACTGGTCGCTTCCGCCTGGGCCGAGGGTGACCTCGCCCGTGCTGAGACCCTGGCCCGGCGGCTCCGGGAGTGGTTCGGGCCGGAGAACTTCCGGATCGAGCTCCAGCGCCCCTACTGGCGCCACGACCGGGCCCGCAACCGCTGGCTCGACAGCCTCGCGCGCGGCCTCGGCCTGCCGGCGGTGGCGACCGGCAACGTGCACAGCCACACCTCCCATCGGGCACGCCTCCAGGACGTGCTGGTCGCGGTGCGGCTCGGCGCCAGCATGGAGGGTTCCGAGCCCCGGCGGCGCGGCAACTCGAGTTCCTCGCTCGCTTCACCGGAACAGATGGCGTCGCGGTTCGACCAGTACCCCGATGCGGTGGCCGAGAGCGCGGCGATCGCGGAAAGGCTCGACTTCGACCTCGAGAAGGAGCTGGGCTACCGCTATCCGCAGGCCGACGACCCGACTGCCGACACCGCCCTGGCCGAACTCTGCAACACCCGGATCGGGTCGCGCTACAAAGGCACCCCCGAAGCACCCGAGGCCGGCCGGCGGCTGGAAAACGAGCTGAAGATCATCCGCGGGCTCGGCCTCTCCGGTTTCTTCCTGCTGCACCACGACCTGCTCGAGCTGGCGCGTGAGGTCGCGATCGAGGTGCGTGGTCCCAGCTCCGCCCGCTCGGTGCTGCCACCGGGCCGCGGGCGCGGGTCCAGCGTCAGCTCGATCGTCTGTTACCTCACCGGCCTCTCCCACGTCGATCCGGTCAAGGCCGACCTCTTCCCCGGCCGCTTCCTCAACGAAGAGGTGACCGCGGCGCCCGACATCGACCTCGACTTCCCCCGGGACATCCGGGCAAAGCTCATCCCCCGGATCCACAAGCGCTACGGTGCCGACCGCTCGGCCCTGGTCGCCGCCTTCCCGACCTACCGCTCGCGCGGGGCTATCCGGGAATTCGGCAAGGCCCTGGGCATCCCGGCCGCGGAGATCGAGCGGGCGGCGCGGTCGGTCGACTTCCACAGCGGCTCGGACGACCTCGAGCGAGACCTGGCGAGTGCGGTCGGTGAGCAGCGCGCCGCTTCGATCGGCTGGAAGAACCTGGTCTGGCTCACCCGAGAGGCGCGCGGACTGCCGCGGCACGCCTCCCAGCATTCCGGCGGCATGGTGATCTCGACCAAACCCCTGGTCGAGATCTGCCCGGTGGTGCCGGCCGCGATGGAGGAGCGCCAGATCGTCATGTGGGACAAGGACTCCTGCCAGGACGCCGGATTCCTGAAGATCGACCTGCTCGGACTCGGCATGCTCTCCGCGGTCGAGCGTACGGTCGACGAGATCCACCGGATCCGCGGGGAGACGGTGGACCTCAGCCGGATCGACCTGGCCGACGAAACGACCTTCAAGGCAATCCGCCGGGCCGATACGACCGGCGTATTCCAGATCGAGAGCCGGGCCCAGATGCAGATGCTGCCGCGGCTGAAGCCGATGAACATCGAAGACCTGACCGTTCAGGTGGCCCTGGTCCGTCCGGGGCCGATCCAGGGCGGCGCGGTCCACCCCTACATCGAACGCCGCCGGCTGCTGCGCGAGAACCCCGACTACGAAGTCCCGTTCCAGCACGAACTGCTCAAGCCCGCCCTGGCCGAGACGCTCGGCGTGATCATCTTCCAGGAGCAGGTGCTCGAGGTCGCGATCGACGTCGCCGGCTTCAGTTCGTCCGAAGCCGAGACACTCCGCCGGGCGATGAGCCGCAAACGGTCACGGCAGGCGCTCGAGGATCACCACAAACGCTTCCTCGAAGGCGCCGGCGCCAACGGCGTCGAGTCGAAGATCGCCGACAGCATCTTCAGCCAGATCATCGGCTTCTCCGGCTTCGGCTTCCCCAAAGCGCATTCCGTCGCCTTCGGGCTGCTCGCCTACCAGTCGGCCTGGCTCAAGGTCCACTACGGGCCGGAGTTCCTGGCTTCGCTCCTGAACGAGCAGCCGATGGGCTTCTACCCGCCGGACTCGCTGGTCCAGGAGGGCCGGCGCTCCGGAGTCGGGATCCTGCCGCCCGACATCAATTCCAGCCGGGTCGAATGCAGCACCGAATGGCCGGACGGGAAAGTGGCCACCGGGCCGGCCGACGGCATCCACAATCCCGGCAACCCCGACCCCGGGCCGGCCGTTCGCATCGGGCTGGCCTACATCAAGGGGGCCAAAGAAAAGGAGATGGAGGAACTGGTCAAGGAGCGTGACCGCGGTGGCCCGTACACCGATCTCGGCGAGCTCTCCTCGAGGATGCCCCTGAAGCGCCAGGAGCTCGAACAACTCGCCTGGTCCGGGGCGCTGCGTTCCCTGCCGCGCGGTGAGCGGGTGTCCGGGATCTGGAACGTCGGGCTGAGCCCGAACGGACTCAGCAACTCCAGCGGCCGCCAGCTCTCGCTGCCCTTCGGCCCCGGTGACACCCCCGAGCTGGACGAGCCGAAGAACTGGAGCCGGGTGCGAGCCGAGTACGGGACGATCGGTATGACCCTCGAAGGCCATCCAATGGCACTGATCCGCCCGACCCTGCACGACCACGTCAGGAACACGGTCGAGGCGGCGAACATGCCGGACCGCTCACAGGCCGAAGTCGCCGGACTCCTGGTCGCCAAGCAGCGCCCGGAAACCGCCTTCGGAACGATCTTCCTGCTGATCGAAGACGAAGTCGGAACGCTCAACCTGATCACCCCACCGCCGGTGGCCACCAAGTACCGGCTGGTCATCCGCACGGCAACCCTGCTCCGGGCCCGGGGTCGGATCGAGACAAACCAGGGAGTAGTGAACCTGATCGTGAACGCCCTGGCCGAGATCGAACCACCCGATCCGGCGATCAAGGCCGTCGCCCCGATGGGACAGTCATTCGGACGGCGCGGGCGATGA
- a CDS encoding N-acetylmuramoyl-L-alanine amidase: MTRLSDRHIKPARLALAAAALIALVVMLSDLNPSQADAWPSVQPVSVRANIPRPAIKQHHIPFGKKRKHEMAAYSKRHYGKSEWRLTNPKVIVIHYAVVATLSGIFNTFRTDQPDAELGELPNVCSHFAVDGKGRIQQFVPLSIRCRHTVGLNDRSIGIEHTGFSDHQVLSDKDQMHSSIKLTKWLRCKYDISIKNVIGHNESLSSPFHHEKVKRLRRQTHGDFKHKSMQKYRKQLRAAGQC, encoded by the coding sequence GTGACTCGATTGAGTGACCGGCACATCAAACCGGCCCGCCTCGCCCTGGCCGCTGCGGCTCTGATCGCCCTCGTGGTGATGCTGTCGGATCTGAACCCGTCGCAAGCCGACGCCTGGCCTTCCGTCCAACCGGTCAGCGTGAGGGCAAACATCCCCAGGCCGGCGATCAAGCAACACCACATCCCCTTTGGCAAGAAACGCAAGCACGAGATGGCCGCTTACTCGAAGCGCCACTACGGCAAGAGCGAATGGCGCCTGACCAATCCCAAGGTGATCGTCATCCACTACGCGGTGGTCGCAACACTCAGCGGCATCTTCAACACCTTCAGGACCGACCAGCCCGACGCCGAGCTCGGCGAGCTGCCGAACGTCTGCTCCCACTTCGCGGTCGACGGCAAGGGCAGGATCCAGCAGTTCGTCCCCCTCAGCATCCGCTGCCGCCACACCGTCGGACTGAACGACCGCTCGATCGGCATCGAGCACACCGGCTTCAGCGACCACCAGGTCCTTTCAGACAAGGACCAGATGCATTCCTCAATCAAGCTGACCAAGTGGCTTCGGTGCAAGTACGACATCTCGATCAAGAACGTGATCGGCCACAACGAAAGTCTTTCATCGCCCTTCCACCACGAAAAGGTGAAGCGCCTCCGTCGCCAGACCCACGGCGATTTCAAACACAAGTCGATGCAGAAGTACCGCAAACAGCTTCGCGCCGCCGGCCAGTGCTGA